Proteins encoded together in one Campylobacter concisus window:
- a CDS encoding NADH-quinone oxidoreductase subunit C: MREYKPKNDLQKKQYYSEKFYIAKETPKEAANGSKFDEELAILEQSGVQILSNYVEFDQLVLYVNSIENFKALEALKRFGYEQLCELAAIDYIAQKGGYEVFYQLLSVSKNRRARVKCFVKKDEMLKSVCELYKSANWAEREMYDLSGVLIKDHPNLKRLIMPDDWHSHPLLKSYPLVGDEAAKWYEVDKIFGREFREQIGEENRDPAFVDEKDTFGFSRVFDENEDYEYQEEGGVRFVKKAKFNQSQIVKERP; encoded by the coding sequence ATGAGAGAGTATAAGCCAAAAAACGACCTGCAAAAAAAGCAGTATTACAGCGAGAAATTTTATATAGCTAAAGAGACGCCAAAAGAAGCAGCAAATGGCTCTAAATTTGACGAGGAGCTCGCTATTTTAGAGCAAAGCGGAGTGCAAATTTTATCTAACTATGTGGAGTTTGACCAACTTGTTCTCTACGTAAATTCTATTGAAAATTTTAAAGCGCTTGAAGCATTAAAACGCTTTGGCTATGAGCAGCTTTGTGAGCTTGCGGCGATTGATTATATAGCGCAAAAAGGTGGATATGAGGTTTTTTATCAGCTTTTAAGTGTTAGCAAAAATAGGCGCGCACGCGTAAAATGCTTTGTTAAAAAGGACGAAATGCTAAAAAGCGTTTGCGAGCTTTATAAAAGCGCAAACTGGGCGGAGCGTGAGATGTATGATCTAAGCGGTGTTCTCATCAAAGATCATCCAAATTTAAAGCGCCTCATCATGCCTGATGACTGGCACTCGCATCCGCTTTTAAAGAGCTATCCGTTAGTTGGCGACGAGGCTGCTAAATGGTACGAGGTGGATAAAATTTTTGGGCGTGAATTTAGAGAGCAGATCGGCGAAGAGAACCGCGACCCAGCCTTTGTCGATGAGAAAGATACCTTTGGCTTTTCACGCGTGTTTGACGAAAATGAAGACTACGAGTATCAAGAAGAAGGCGGCGTGAGATTTGTCAAAAAGGCTAAATTTAACCAAAGCCAGATAGTAAAGGAAAGACCTTGA
- a CDS encoding NADH-ubiquinone oxidoreductase subunit E family protein yields the protein MRRVDLRHLKGEFLSALGQQIKASEPGEVVIFLFEIGDYSGVTKAVNLAYNLNCEVMNSLKFNQVDWALTIKKGKI from the coding sequence ATGAGAAGGGTCGATCTTAGGCATCTAAAGGGCGAGTTTTTAAGCGCTCTTGGACAGCAGATAAAGGCGAGCGAGCCAGGCGAAGTGGTGATATTTTTGTTTGAGATAGGTGATTACAGCGGTGTAACAAAGGCTGTAAATTTGGCTTATAACTTAAACTGCGAGGTGATGAACTCGCTTAAATTTAACCAAGTTGATTGGGCATTAACGATAAAAAAGGGCAAGATATGA
- a CDS encoding NAD(P)H-quinone oxidoreductase subunit 3 — MSHSELDSTYLGAFIILLLATCSFSLITFLSSKISKKLANRNTERLKVGFYECGPTTVKQPNKINIHYFFYGILFILFDVEVIFMYPWAVDFRLLGLFGLIEMLLFVVILLIGFAYAWQKGVFKWQSIR; from the coding sequence GCTTTTATCATACTTTTGTTAGCTACTTGTTCATTTAGTCTGATAACATTTTTATCTTCAAAGATAAGCAAAAAGCTGGCCAACCGTAACACTGAGCGCTTAAAAGTTGGCTTTTACGAGTGCGGACCGACAACCGTCAAACAGCCAAATAAGATAAATATCCACTACTTTTTTTATGGAATTTTATTTATTTTATTTGACGTTGAGGTCATTTTTATGTATCCGTGGGCAGTGGATTTTAGGCTGCTTGGGCTATTTGGGCTCATCGAGATGCTGCTTTTTGTAGTGATCTTACTCATCGGCTTTGCCTACGCTTGGCAAAAAGGAGTCTTTAAATGGCAAAGCATCAGATAA
- the nuoD gene encoding NADH dehydrogenase (quinone) subunit D encodes MSQAPNRLKPFFENLEFEQNDGKMILNFGPQHPSAHGQLKLVLELDGEKVVRAMPEVGFMHRGVEKMAENMTYQEFVPVTDRVDYIASSANNYAFCAAVEKLCAIEVPRRAQIIRVMLLELNRISSHLLFLATHALDVGAMSVFLYAFREREYVLDLIEKYCGARLTHSSIRIGGVPLDLPDGWCEELLKFCEKFPSDITLYEGLLSENRIWQARLVDVGVVSKELALSSGCSGVMLRASGIARDIRKEEPYLIYDELEFDVPYATKGDCYARYLLYMKEMRECVKILKQCVSKYQTSSPAIIADAPEYVSASKEQIMSQNYSLMQHFVLITQGLKPPKGEIYFASESPKGELGIYINSDGSASPYRLKIRTPSFWHCAIYEDMLVGQYVADVAAIIGSTNIILGEVDR; translated from the coding sequence TTGAGCCAGGCACCAAACCGCTTAAAACCATTTTTTGAAAATTTAGAATTTGAGCAAAATGACGGCAAGATGATACTAAATTTTGGCCCACAACACCCAAGCGCACATGGCCAGCTAAAACTCGTACTTGAGCTTGACGGAGAAAAGGTCGTACGCGCTATGCCAGAGGTTGGCTTTATGCACCGAGGCGTTGAAAAGATGGCTGAAAATATGACCTATCAGGAATTTGTCCCAGTGACTGACAGGGTCGATTACATCGCATCGAGTGCCAATAACTACGCATTTTGCGCGGCTGTGGAGAAGCTTTGTGCCATAGAAGTGCCTCGCCGTGCGCAGATCATTAGAGTGATGCTTTTGGAGCTAAACCGCATCAGCTCGCACCTTTTATTTTTAGCTACGCACGCCCTTGATGTGGGGGCAATGAGCGTCTTTTTATACGCATTTAGAGAGCGCGAATATGTCCTTGATCTCATAGAAAAATACTGCGGCGCAAGGCTAACTCATAGCTCCATAAGAATAGGTGGCGTGCCGCTTGATCTGCCTGATGGCTGGTGCGAGGAGCTGCTTAAATTTTGCGAGAAATTTCCAAGCGACATCACGCTTTATGAAGGTCTGCTAAGTGAAAATAGAATTTGGCAAGCAAGGCTTGTGGATGTGGGCGTAGTTAGCAAAGAGCTAGCCCTTAGTAGCGGCTGCTCTGGCGTCATGCTAAGAGCAAGTGGCATCGCACGCGACATCAGAAAAGAAGAGCCATATCTCATCTACGACGAACTAGAATTTGACGTGCCTTACGCCACCAAGGGTGACTGCTACGCGAGATACCTACTTTATATGAAAGAGATGCGCGAGTGCGTGAAAATTTTAAAGCAGTGCGTTAGCAAGTATCAGACAAGTAGCCCCGCTATCATCGCCGACGCACCAGAGTATGTGAGCGCCTCAAAAGAGCAGATAATGAGCCAAAACTACTCATTAATGCAGCATTTTGTGCTGATAACTCAGGGGCTAAAGCCACCAAAGGGTGAAATTTACTTTGCTAGTGAGTCACCAAAGGGCGAGCTTGGCATTTATATAAACTCAGACGGCAGCGCAAGCCCGTATCGCCTAAAAATTCGCACGCCAAGCTTTTGGCACTGCGCTATTTATGAAGATATGCTAGTTGGGCAGTATGTGGCAGATGTGGCTGCGATAATAGGCAGCACAAATATCATCTTAGGCGAGGTTGATAGATGA
- a CDS encoding NuoB/complex I 20 kDa subunit family protein encodes MAKHQINYAANGGLPVVLTTVDKLVQWGRSNSLWALSYGLACCAIEMMASGASRYDFDRFGTIFRASPRHSEVMIIAGTLTKKHAEFTRRLYDQMPEPKWVISMGSCANTGGMFNTYSTVQGVDRIIPVDIYIPGCAPRPETLQYALMMLQKKIRKQSAFRVQKPRKLDI; translated from the coding sequence ATGGCAAAGCATCAGATAAACTACGCTGCAAATGGCGGCCTGCCAGTAGTCTTAACGACCGTTGATAAGCTCGTGCAGTGGGGCAGGAGCAACTCGCTTTGGGCGCTTAGCTACGGGCTTGCATGCTGTGCGATCGAGATGATGGCAAGTGGCGCTAGCAGATATGACTTTGATAGATTTGGCACTATATTTCGCGCTAGTCCAAGGCACTCGGAGGTGATGATCATAGCAGGCACGCTAACTAAAAAACACGCTGAATTTACAAGGCGCTTGTATGATCAGATGCCTGAGCCAAAGTGGGTCATCTCGATGGGTAGCTGCGCAAACACTGGTGGCATGTTTAACACCTATTCAACCGTTCAAGGTGTAGACCGCATAATCCCAGTCGATATCTACATCCCAGGCTGTGCCCCGCGCCCAGAGACGCTTCAGTACGCACTTATGATGCTTCAAAAAAAGATAAGAAAACAGAGCGCATTTAGGGTACAAAAGCCAAGAAAGCTAGATATATGA